In Rutidosis leptorrhynchoides isolate AG116_Rl617_1_P2 chromosome 2, CSIRO_AGI_Rlap_v1, whole genome shotgun sequence, one genomic interval encodes:
- the LOC139891924 gene encoding phosphate transporter PHO1 homolog 3-like — MKFGKEFASQTVPEWQEAYMNYNYLKTLLKEILIFRHRQFRSPENHPVNSRPPLQKRMSLFRAFSGLTGGYGNTSPKKDKEDEVILVSAMQHQSDEELGDINNGSNHSYQTIFLRSSEDGGEFELVFFRKLDDEFNKVISFYRSKVEEVMKQAEELNIQMDALIAFRIKVNDPDAATHFINQTNTGVSYPLEVIHEENQEKKVDDGKEYKMASLEVLNHIKFNPTTESPRSTMKSVFRILRSDLHYNKKELKDAQEKLKQAFIEFHEKLRLLKNYAFLNQLAFSKIMKKYDKITSRNASDAYLRMVEESYLSQSDEVTKLIDRVEAAFVKHFCNGNRHQGMNMLRPKAKKDRHRVTFFVGCFFGCSLALVVAIIITIRARNLLKSEGRNQYMNTIFPLYSLFGFLVLHLLMFAGNVYYWTRYRVNYSFIFGFKQSTELGFREVLLLASGLSVVTLAGVLSNLEMDMDRNTQSYKALTELVPLGLVIVVLLIAVCPFNIFYRSSRYFMLVCLWHCICAPFYTVTLPDFFLADQFTSQVQLLRSLQFYVCYYGWGDFKQRNAETCSQSDVYDVIFIVIAVVPYWIRVLQCIRRLCEGHDSTQALNGLKYFSTIVAVVTRTIYSQRKEMTMRIVATSTSLFATIFSTYWDIVKDWGLLCKNSQNPWLRDKLILPNRSIYFVAMVANVILRLAWMQTVLDITSAPFLHSQALIAIVASLEIIRRGIWNFFRLENEHLNNVGKFRAVKSVPLPFSYEDGNKDL, encoded by the exons atgaaGTTTGGCAAAGAATTTGCTTCACAAACAGTACCAGAATGGCAAGAAGCGTACATGAATTACAACTATCTCAAAACCCTTTTAAAAGAAATCTTGATTTTCCGGCATCGACAGTTCCGGTCACCGGAAAATCATCCGGTCAACTCACGTCCACCTTTGCAAAAAAGAATGTCACTTTTTAGAGCTTTTAGTGGACTCACAGGTGGTTATGGTAACACTAGTCCTAAAAAAGATAAAGAAGATGAAGTAATATTAGTAAGTGCAATGCAGCATCAATCAGATGAAGAATTAGGtgatataaataatggtagtaatcaTAGTTATCAGACGATTTTTCTTCGGTCCTCCGAAGATGGCGGAGAATTCGAGCTCGTGTTTTTTAGAAAACTTGATGATGAGTTTAATAAAGTGATTAGTTTTTATAGGAGTAAAGTTGAAGAAGTTATGAAACAGGCTGAAGAATTGAATATACAAATGGATGCTCTTATTGCTTTTAGGATTAAAGTTAATGATCCTGATGCAGCTACTCATTTTATCAATCAAACTAACACAG GTGTATCATATCCATTGGAGGTGATCCATGAAGAAAACCAAGAAAAGAAGGTGGATGATGGTAAAGAATACAAGATGGCATCTTTAGAGGTTTTAAATCATATAAAGTTCAACCCCACCACTGAGTCACCGCGATCTACCATGAAAAGTGTTTTCCGTATTTTGAGATCCGATTTGCATTATAACAAAAAGGAACTTAAAGATGCACAAGAGAAGTTGAAGCAAGCTTTTATTGAGTTCCATGAAAAACTTCGGCTTTTGAAGAATTACGC CTTTCTGAATCAGTTAGCATTTTCCAAGATAATGAAGAAGTACGATAAG ATTACATCCAGAAATGCATCTGATGCATACTTGCGGATGGTTGAAGAATCATACTTGAGCCAATCAGATGAG GTGACTAAACTCATAGATAGAGTCGAAGCAGCGTTTGTAAAACATTTTTGTAACGGAAATCGCCATCAAGGAATGAACATGTTACGGCCTAAAGCTAAAAAAGATAGGCACAGGGTAACCTTTTTTGTAG GTTGCTTTTTCGGATGCTCGTTAGCACTTGTAGTTGCAATCATTATAACTATACGTGCAAGAAATCTTCTCAAGAGTGAGGGTCGAAATCAGTACATGAACACCATATTTCCATTATACAGCTTGTTTGGGTTTCTAGTATTACATTTGCTGATGTTCGCTGGAAACGTGTACTATTGGACGCGTTATCGGGTCAATTACTCGTTTATATTCGGATTCAAACAGAGTACGGAATTGGGATTTAGAGAAGTTTTGTTACTTGCTTCGGGTCTATCGGTAGTCACTCTTGCAGGCGTACTCTCGAACCTTGAAATGGACATGGATCGAAACACACAAAGCTACAAAGCGTTGACCGAATTAGTCCCTCTAGGTTTAGTCATT gtgGTGCTTCTGATAGCAGTGTGTCCGTTTAATATATTTTACCGTTCATCTCGTTATTTCATGTTGGTTTGTTTATGGCACTGCATTTGTGCTCCGTTTTATACGGTCACTCTTCCTGATTTCTTCTTGGCTGATCAGTTTACTAGTCAG GTTCAATTATTGAGGAGTTTGCAGTTCTACGTATGTTATTATGGTTGGGGAGATTTCAAGCAGAGGAATGCAGAAACTTGCAGTCAAAGCGATGTTTATgatgttatttttatagttattgctGTTGTCCCGTATTGGATTCGAGTCCTACAG TGTATCAGACGGTTGTGCGAAGGGCATGATTCTACGCAAGCTCTGAATGGACTCAAATACTTCTCTACGATTGTTGCCGTAGTTACAAGGACGATTTATAGTCAAAGAAAGGAAATGACCATGAGAATCGTTGCTACATCTACCTCTTTATTTGCAACAATATTTAGTACTTATTGGGACATAGTAAAGGATTGGGGTCTATTATGTAAGAACTCTCAGAATCCATGGTTAAGAGATAAACTCATTTTGCCTAACAGATCTATCTACTTTGTAGCAATG GTAGCGAATGTGATACTGAGACTTGCATGGATGCAAACTGTATTAGATATCACTAGTGCTCCTTTCCTCCATAGCCAAGCGTTAATTGCAATCGTTGCTAGCTTAGAGATCATTCGCCGTGGCATATGGAATTTCTTCAG GTTGGAAAATGAGCATTTGAACAACGTTGGAAAATTTCGAGCTGTCAAGTCGGTGCCTTTACCTTTTAGCTACGAGGACGGAAACAAGGATCTTTAG